In the Rhodoferax fermentans genome, GTAGGCGTGCATGGCTTGAACGTCGGGGCGGATGCGGCGCTGGATCAACGTGTCCAGCGCGGGGTTTGTGATGGGGTCGTTCGCAGACATCAGGTAATCACTTCTCAAAAAATCAGTCAGCCAGCGCCAGCTCACCTGGGGTGGCCAGCAGCGGACTCAGAATGCTCACGCCGTCGATCTGCTGGCCGTGTATCAAATCGAGCGACAACACATGGCTGGCGCCACTTTGTGCGGCAGCGGCGACGATCAGCGCATCCCAATAAGGCAGGCCAAAACGGGCTTCCACACCCCAGGCGGTTTCCACCGTCTGGTGGTCAATCTGCCAGGGCTGCCAGAGTTGGTAACGGCGCAACTTGGCGCGGGCGTCACCCAGCGGCATGCCAAAGTGCTGCGTGGCGCTGACGTAATACGCGCTCAGCACCTGCGTGCTGACACGCCCGGCGCGGCGCTGCCACAGTGCCTGCAACCAGTCACGCACACGGGCCTGGCGGG is a window encoding:
- a CDS encoding PIN domain-containing protein, with translation MASPLDTTGAIVFVDTNVLLMADDAFDTTRQARVRDWLQALWQRRAGRVSTQVLSAYYVSATQHFGMPLGDARAKLRRYQLWQPWQIDHQTVETAWGVEARFGLPYWDALIVAAAAQSGASHVLSLDLIHGQQIDGVSILSPLLATPGELALAD